Proteins from a single region of Hordeum vulgare subsp. vulgare chromosome 6H, MorexV3_pseudomolecules_assembly, whole genome shotgun sequence:
- the LOC123402338 gene encoding adenine nucleotide transporter BT1, chloroplastic/amyloplastic/mitochondrial-like codes for MAAAMAATTMVTKNNGGSLAMDKKNWFFRPAPEVAFSWSSQPESRSLEFPRRALFASVGLSLSHDGKARPADDVAHQLAAAGDAGVQQAQKAKKAKKQQLGLRKVRVKIGNPHLRRLVSGAIAGAVSRTFVAPLETIRTHLMVGSSGADSMGGVFRWIMRTEGWPGLFRGNAVNVLRVAPSKAIEHFTYDTAKKYLTPEAGEPAKVPIPTPLVAGALAGVASTLCTYPMELVKTRLTIEKDVYDNLLHAFVKIVRDEGPGELYRGLAPSLIGVVPYAAANFYAYETLRGAYRRASGKEEVGNVPTLLIGSAAGAIASTATFPLEVARKQMQVGAVGGRQVYKNVLHAMYCILNKEGAAGLYRGLGPSCIKLMPAAGISFMCYEACKKILVDDKQDGEPQDQEETETGHTQGQAAPKSPNANGDRP; via the exons ATGGCGGCGGCAATGGCTGCAACGACAATGGTGACCAAGAACAACGGCGGCTCGCTCGCCATGGACAAGAAGAACTGGTTCTTTCGGCCGGCCCCTGAGGTCGCCTTCTCTTGGAGCTCGCAGCCCGAGTCCAGGAGCTTGGAGTTCCCACGCAGGGCTCTGTTCGCCAGCGTCGGACTCAGCCTGTCCCACGACGGGAAGGCTCGGCCCGCCGACGACGTCGCACACCAACTCGCAGCCGCGGGCGATGCGGGCGTCCAGCAGGCCCAGAAGGCGAAAAAGGCCAAGAAGCAGCAGCTGGGTCTGAGGAAGGTGAGGGTCAAGATCGGCAACCCGCACCTGCGTCGGCTGGTCAGCGGCGCCATCGCCGGCGCCGTTTCGAGGACTTTCGTGGCGCCGCTGGAGACGATCAGGACGCACCTGATGGTGGGAAGCTCCGGCGCCGACTCCATGGGCGGGGTTTTCCGGTGGATCATGCGGACGGAGGGGTGGCCCGGCCTCTTCCGCGGCAACGCCGTCAACGTCCTCCGCGTCGCGCCGAGCAAGGCCATCGAG CACTTCACTTACGACACGGCCAAGAAGTACCTGACCCCGGAGGCCGGCGAGCCAGCCAAGGTCCCCATCCCCACGCCGCTTGTCGCCGGAGCGCTCGCCGGAGTGGCCTCAACCCTGTGCACCTATCCCATGGAGCTCGTCAAGACCCGTCTCACCATCGAG AAGGATGTGTACGACAACCTCCTCCACGCGTTCGTCAAGATCGTGCGCGACGAGGGGCCCGGAGAGCTGTACCGCGGGCTGGCGCCGAGCCTGATCGGCGTGGTGCCGTACGCGGCGGCCAACTTCTACGCCTACGAGACACTGCGGGGCGCGTACCGCCGCGCGTCGGGGAAGGAGGAGGTGGGCAACGTGCCGACGCTGCTGATCGGGTCCGCGGCGGGCGCCATCGCCAGCACGGCCACCTTCCCGCTGGAGGTGGCGCGGAAGCAGATGCAGGTGGGCGCCGTGGGCGGGAGGCAGGTGTACAAGAACGTCCTGCACGCCATGTACTGCATCCTCAACAAGGAGGGCGCCGCCGGGCTCTACCGCGGGCTCGGCCCCAGCtgcatcaagctcatgcccgccgCCGGCATCTCCTTCATGTGCTACGAGGCCTGCAAGAAGATACTCGTCGACGACAAACAAGACGGCGAGCCCCAGGACCAGGAGGAGACGGAGACCGGACACACACAAGGACAGGCGGCGCCCAAGAGCCCCAACGCCAACGGTGATCGACCATGA